A portion of the Daphnia magna isolate NIES linkage group LG4, ASM2063170v1.1, whole genome shotgun sequence genome contains these proteins:
- the LOC116931313 gene encoding uncharacterized protein LOC116931313 — protein sequence MDDPISESCSSSDVVALEYESSLSAGLDISQYYLSKSVRDSTKQQYNRVYEIWAAFCQENGIPEFGADHKQLAACLSLVMLRDGSYSKVVMLSSVIAHEYRVRMLPSPTVHETISLLFRGFRNEHPQMRAPKSPITEDILSKMYFHLYRPVNGRDGLRASLVLWRTIWRVSMEYHTLGRFSDIVKLQRKDVIYKSSPSPHLQILFQGGKNDQYSEGSERIVASNINEEICPVKLTLNYFQFLGPSYSGCLVPLCTAKNVPNPVKPVPYSSALSDLKKLLQSLGCDPKLYGEHSGKRGGATAAAAHGATESQLKRLGGWRSDVMPSKYVDLSLSSRISMSQLLQNKNSQ from the exons atggatgATCCAATTTCTGAATCCTGTTCATCTTCTGATGTTGTTGCACTTGAATACGAATCCAGTTTGTCCGCTGGTTTGGACATTTCTCAATATTATCTTTCAAAATCTGTGAGGGATTCAACTAAACAGCAG tacAATCGTGTCTATGAAATTTGGGCTGCTTTTTGTCAAGAGAATGGAATACCGGAATTTGGGGCAGATCATAAACAATTGGCTGCCTGTCTTTCTCTGGTAATGCTACGAGACGGATCGTATTCCAAAGTAGTTATGTTGAGTTCTGTGATCGCGCATGAGTATCGTGTCCGAATGTTGCCATCACCTACCGTTCACGAAACAATATCTCTTCTCTTCCGTGGTTTCCGGAATGAGCACCCTCAAATGCGTGCGCCCAAGTCACCTATAACTGAAGACATTTTGTCCAAAATGTACTTTCATCTTTATCGGCCAGTAAATGGAAGAGATGGCCTACGTGCCTCACTTGTCCTTTGGAGGACAATTTGGAGAGTTTCGATGGAGTATCATACACTTGGCCGTTTTAGCGATATCGTTAAACTTCAGAGAAAAGATGTCATCTATAAATCAAGTCCGTCTCCTCATcttcaaattttatttcaaggtGGCAAAAACGACCAGTATTCAGAAGGAAGTGAGAGAATTGTCGCTTCTAATATAAATGAAGAAATTTGTCCAGTGAAACTCACTCTCAACTATTTTCAGTTCTTGGGCCCCTCCTACTCTGGTTGTTTGGTCCCTTTGTGTACTGCTAAAAATGTTCCCAACCCTGTTAAGCCTGTACCTTACAGTAGCGCCCTTTCTGATTTGAAAAAACTGTTGCAATCGTTGGGTTGTGATCCTAAACTTTACGGCGAACATTCCGGAAAAAGAGGCGGTGCCACTGCGGCAGCTGCCCATGGTGCAACTGAAAGCCAATTAAAGCGTTTGGGTGGATGGCGTTCAGATGTAATGCCGTCAAAATACGTTGACCTGTCCCTCTCAAGTCGCATTTCTATGTCCCAActattacaaaacaaaaattctcagtaa
- the LOC116931312 gene encoding uncharacterized protein LOC116931312 gives MMSTQNGILGSLRLIATMEQGANKIAAKDVLAEFRKAHELMRQRLFILTIWRKFDYATADKVARRKAGEYLDPDLAKVLEEKDKREIKRERKKEKDRSRGQGKRFRGNHSYQVDFGAGPSNPRGYHGHGANKPDLIQVPLSTKITQDNNVTEQSNINDDHTEFIPGSIHQEKVREFWIKELKAGDWVLNVLEEGYIIPFTKAPAAYEEPNNASANKDPVFVHQAVTELATLGIIQKTIAYGPKPILAKELAGTLGKMVSTEPALGPVVIMAARAAYIELDAAVQGRGWSTFLEEKIWASDASGFATCAYSIKGEKLYYRGLLNEDERRLSSGHRELLAVRKTLEYYQHTGATNNKATNIYWLTDSQNLTTFLTKGSGKRHIQRKSSKSWSSAKNLV, from the exons ATGATGTCCACTCAAAATGGAATACTTGGATCACTAAGATTGATTGCTACGATGGAACAAGGAGCCAATAAGATTGCAGCAAAAGATGTCCTGGCCGAGTTCAGAAAGGCCCATGAGCTTATGCGCCAACGGCTCTTCATTCTCACAATTTGGCGCAAATTCGACTATGCCACTGCTGACAAAGTTGCCAGAAGAAAGGCTGGGGAATACTTGGATCCTGATCTCGCTAAAGTCTTGGAGGAAAAAGACAAGAGGGAAATAAAACGTGAacggaagaaagaaaaggacagATCACGTGGCCAAGGAAAACGTTTCAGAGGCAACCACTCATATCAGGTCGATTTTGGAGCTGGACCTTCAAATCCCAGGGGCTACCACGGGCACGGC GCTAACAAACCAGATTTGATACAAGTGCCCCTTTCGACAAAGATCACACAGGACAATAATGTCACTGAACAGTCCAACATTAACGACGATCATACAGAATTTATCCCTGGCTCAATTCATCAGGAAAAGGTTCGAGAATTCTGGATTAAAGAACTAAAAGCCGGCGACTGGGTTTTGAATGTACTGGAAGAAGGTTACATCATTCCATTCACGAAGGCTCCAGCTGCCTACGAAGAACCCAACAATGCTTCAGCCAATAAAGATCCGGTTTTTGTCCACCAAGCAGTAACAGAACTTGCAACATTGGGAATCATCCA GAAAACGATCGCTTATGGTCCAAAGCCAATTCTGGCAAAAGAATTAGCTGGAACTCTAGGAAAAATGGTCTCAACAGAACCAGCACTAGGACCAGTAGTCATTATGGCGGCAAGAGCCGCTTACATAGAACTAGATGCGGCAGTACAAGGAAGAGGATGGAGCACTTTTCT AGAAGAGAAGATTTGGGCAAGTGATGCCTCTGGATTTGCCACATGTGCTTACTCGATCAAAGGAGAGAAACTTTACTATAGAGGATTGCTAAACGAGGACGAAAGAAGACTATCATCTGGTCATAGAGAACTTCTCGCAGTGAGAAAAACCCTGGAATATTACCAACATACAGGGGCGACCAACAACAAAGCCACCAACATTTACTGGCTCACCGACAGCCAAAATTTGACCACTTTCTTAACGAAAGGGTCGGGAAAGAGACATATTCAAAGGAAATCTTCGAAGTCATGGTCCTCTGCAAAAAACTTAGTTTGA